A window of Maioricimonas rarisocia genomic DNA:
TCCAACGTGCGATTGTTTACACACAAAAACAGCCGGTCCCACCCGAAGCAGGACCGGCTGTAGTCGTATTTGTCGCTGATGTCCGCGGGCTCGCGGCTGCGTATTACGTTTCGCTCACGTCGTAGCACATCAGCCTGTCCTGCTCGCGAAGGTACATCTTGCCGTCGACGACCACCGGGTGCGACCAGCTCTTCCCTTCCTGGTAGACCGGCTTGAACATGCCGTCGAGCTTGAAGCCTTCCGGCGTCGCTTCAATCAAAGCGATGAATCCGTCCTGGTAGCGGAAGATGATGTGTCCGTCGACATAGGTGATCGCGGCCGAACCGTGATTGAATTCACGGGACTGCTCGAACCAGGTCACGTCGCCCGACTTCATCTCCACGCAGATCGGGAAGCCTTTGTTGTGCTGGTGGCCGGCGTAAACATGATCGCCGACGAGGATCATGCCGCCGTGATGATTCTGGAACGTCTTCGAGCCGAGGAAGTACTGCTCTTCGGCTTTGACGCCATTGCCATCGCGGCTGAGCTTCAGCAGGCAGGAACCCGTCCCGTAGCCGGTCGACGCGAACACGTAGTCGCCTTCGATGATCGGCGTCGGAATGTTCGCGGTGCCGTTGGCAACGCGGTTGTACCCCCACAGAAACTTGCCATCCTCGGCACGCACACCGATGACGCCACGCCCGACGAGCTGGACGTACTGCTTCACGCCGGCCCCTTCGGAGATCACGATCGAGGAGTAGGCGGCACCGTCCTTGCCGTTCTCGCCGATCTGCGGCACAGCCGACGCCCAGACTTCGTCGCCGGTCATCTTGTTGAGGGCGACAATCATGGCATCCGGACCGCCGGGGGTGCAGAGGACCCAGTTTCCATCGACCAGCGGTGATTCAGAAAAGCCCCAGCCGGACATCATCTTGCCGTTCCAGTCGTCGAAGCTGCGGGTCCAGACGACTTCACCGTCGGCCGTCCTCAGGCAGCTGATCTGACCGTTCGAAGTCACCACATACAGTCGGTCGCCATCGACGGTCGGAGTGCAGCGGGACCCTTCGTAACCGTGCTTGGGGGCCTTGTCGGTCAGCTTGCGGCGCCACTGAAGCTCGCCGGTCGCAGCGTCGGCACAGACGACCGACTGACTGCTGCGGTCGTTGCCGGTGGTAAACAGCTTGCCATCGACAACTGAGACGCTGGCGTAGCCCTGGCCCATGCCGTCGACCATCCAGAGCAGTTCGGGCTTCTGACGTCGCCAGTCCGCATTGAAGTTGCTATCGGCCGCAATCCCGTCGCGGTTCGGTCCGCGCCATTGCGGCCAGTCGGAAGCCGAAACGGACGTCCCGGTCAGGAGCACGCCGGCGCAGGCCGCCAGCATCAACGCGAAGACACATCGCAGGGGCATTGGGGAATCCTTCAGTGACAAGGGTGGGGACTTCTGGGCGCGTACGGGGATGGTGGGCGGGGCAGAGCGGCCCTTCTCCGATCGTAGTGCGCGTATGGTCTGCCGGTCGGTGGAACTCGGTGCAGGCTCCGCCACAGGAGTGGCCGGAGACATGTACGTGGTCTGCCTCGGAGTGGCCCCCGGGGCAGGGGATTCACATTGTAAACGGAGGGTGCTCCCTGTGACCAGAAAGAGCAGAGGTTTCCGTTCTGTCTGCTTCCGCTCTCCCGCACCCGCCTGTACCGCGGTAAGATGAGGAATCCGGTCTGCCGCGGCCGAATGGCCCGATTCGTCCGGGAGCGCCGCCGGTAAACTGAAAGAACGAGTAGACTCCGCGCCCCGTCATGACACCCGACCAGAGAGTCGATGCGATGCTGCGCCGCGACACCCGATACTTCGCCATCCTGCTGCTTGCTGGCCTGATGGTGCCAACCGGCCTGCCACGGCAGTTGCAGGCGGACGATAATCCCGCACCGCCGCCCATCATAACGCCGGCCACACCGCCGACATCGCCGCAACCGAACCCGCCAGCCCCGTCAGAACGGGACAAAGCGCTGGCGTCGCTGGAGGAGATCAAGTCCGAAGTCGAGCGTGTTGCACCGGGACAATCTCTGCAGGATGAATCACTCGCCGTCGTGGCCGTGGTTGAGCAGTCTCACATTGGCTCGACGAATTACTATACCGCCGACGGGGTCAAGTACTTCGCCACGCGTGTGACGCTGGTCAACCGGACCGATGAGACCCTTACCATTCCGAAGTCGTCGTTCGAACTGACGGCTGACCAGCAGACCTTCACACTGGAACAGAGCGCGAAGTCGATCCGGCAGATGCCGCTGCAGGTCGGCAACCGGACTGAACCGGCCAATCGACTGCAGCCGCAGACAGACGTCGAGGTCCCTGGCGGCGAGCAGGTGTCGACCTGGCTGATGTTTGCCGGCCTTGAGAAGGGACCGCATGTTCCGCAGCTCACGCTTCGCTTCGATGCGAAGGGGAAGACGCAGACCGTCGACCTGACCCTGTTTCATCGCGGGCTGCTGAAGCTGGATGTGCAGAAGATCGGCCCGCGCGGCGCACTGGGATTGATCACGATCGGCGGATTGCTCGACTCCGTCAGTGCCGCCCACCTGACCGACG
This region includes:
- a CDS encoding PQQ-binding-like beta-propeller repeat protein encodes the protein MPLRCVFALMLAACAGVLLTGTSVSASDWPQWRGPNRDGIAADSNFNADWRRQKPELLWMVDGMGQGYASVSVVDGKLFTTGNDRSSQSVVCADAATGELQWRRKLTDKAPKHGYEGSRCTPTVDGDRLYVVTSNGQISCLRTADGEVVWTRSFDDWNGKMMSGWGFSESPLVDGNWVLCTPGGPDAMIVALNKMTGDEVWASAVPQIGENGKDGAAYSSIVISEGAGVKQYVQLVGRGVIGVRAEDGKFLWGYNRVANGTANIPTPIIEGDYVFASTGYGTGSCLLKLSRDGNGVKAEEQYFLGSKTFQNHHGGMILVGDHVYAGHQHNKGFPICVEMKSGDVTWFEQSREFNHGSAAITYVDGHIIFRYQDGFIALIEATPEGFKLDGMFKPVYQEGKSWSHPVVVDGKMYLREQDRLMCYDVSET